A genome region from Camelina sativa cultivar DH55 chromosome 10, Cs, whole genome shotgun sequence includes the following:
- the LOC104718400 gene encoding ankyrin repeat domain-containing protein 29-like gives MVGGIGGSRGGGGGGASADLHSAARSGDLAAVQSIISSNPLAVNSRDKHSRTPLHLAAWAGHNEVVSYLCKNKADVGAAAVDDMGAIHFASQKGHLEVVRTLLSVGASVKSITRKGLSPLHYAAQGSHFELVKYLVKKGANVRATTKAGKNPADVASNAETQNFLEECEEQARKAKANNEKKTEEVKPESYSNEGDTKDLKRKDSEDGNEDGKEEASQVAKKPKVTLPHLQETDDTEADQEEDTEEPNNVTCSNPSEVST, from the exons ATGGTAGGCGGAATCGGCGGttcaagaggaggaggaggaggaggagcgtCAGCGGATCTTCACTCCGCGGCACGATCCGGTGATTTAGCGGCAGTTCAATCTATAATCAGCTCTAATCCGTTAGCTGTTAATTCTAGGGATAAGCATTCTCGGACTCc ACTACACTTAGCAGCATGGGCAGGCCATAACGAGGTTGTGAGTTATTTATGCAAGAACAAAGCTGATGTTGGCGCTGCAGCAGTAGATGACATGGGTGCAATTCACTTTGCTTCCCAAAAGGGGCATTTGGAAGTTGTGAGAACTCTATTATCCGTTGGGGCTTCTGTGAAATCTATCACCCGCAAGGGACTTTCACCTCTTCACTATGCTGCTCAAGGTTCTCATTTTGAACTCGTCAAGTATTTAGTTAAGAAAGGAGCAAATGTCAGAGCCACGACGAAGGCCGGGAAAAATCCAGCAGATGTTGCGAGTAATGCAGAAACCCAAAACTTCCTTGAAGAATGTGAGGAGCAGGCGAGGAAAGCTAAGGCAAACAATGAGAAAAAGACTGAAGAAGTGAAACCTGAGAGTTATAGCAATGAAGGAGATACCAAGGATCTGAAAAGAAAGGATTCTGAGGATGGAAATGAGGATGggaaagaagaagcttctcaGGTAGCTAAAAAGCCAAAAGTTACTCTTCCTCATCTTCAGGAGACTGATGACACAGAAgctgatcaagaagaagatactGAGGAGCCAAATAATGTAACTTGTTCTAATCCATCAGAAGTATCTACTTAA
- the LOC104718401 gene encoding uncharacterized protein LOC104718401, translating into MDSDETTSSTTAKKQKRSLSLLALRFCTVIVFSIISFVFLSFLLGFFVIVIGELWVYSSFSASASASLNSRCKIVSSSVDLRSSKVCGIGLLNIKAQHVFYPFERDKFRCRYDYYWASVFKVEYKDNLMGQTRLAFSEAPNEALPPECRPNFGAALLTKDNFKVNETYDCWYTLGIPKIKLYRDSFFGCPANDLSFTDIVKQYSIVISKLLQSWLNGEATPKYWKYDVIAGIVSGFATSMITVFIVRILRHAKSWFPQACCSVKNQFSNVNLLVQVKRACLVLVYFSVLGWMARQYLKILFPKA; encoded by the exons ATGGATTCCGACGAAACGACGTCGTCGACGACggcaaagaagcaaaagaggaGTTTGTCTTTGTTAGCTTTGCGATTCTGTACAGTGATAGTCTTCTCGATCATCAGCTTCGTCTTCTTATCGTTTCTATTAGGGTTTTTTGTGATTGTCATCGGTGAATTGTGggtttattcttctttttctgcttctGCTTCCGCGTCTCTTAATTCCCGCTGCAAAATTGTTTCCAGCT CTGTTGATCTTAGGTCTTCTAAAGTGTGTGGCATTGGACTATTGAACATCAAAGCACAACATGTGTTTTACCCTTTTGAGAGAGATAAATTCAGATGTCGGTATGATTACTATTGGGCTTCTGTCTTCAAG GTAGAGTATAAAGATAACttgatgggtcaaacaaggcTAGCGTTTTCAGAAGCACCTAATGAAGCCCTTCCTCCTGAGTGCAGACCTAACTTTGGTGCTGCCTTGCTTACCAAAGATAACTTCAAG GTGAATGAGACTTACGATTGCTGGTACACATTAGGGATTCCTAAAATAAAGCTTTATCGGGATAGCTTTTTCGGTTGCCCAGCTAATGATCTTTCTTTCACTGACATTGTTAAACAATACTCTATTGT AATCTCTAAGCTTTTACAGTCATGGCTTAATGGAGAAGCAACACCAAAGTACTGGAAATATGATGTGATCGCTGGCATTGTCTCTGGCTTCGCAACTTCCATGATCACAGTCTTCATCGTTCGGATCTTAAGGCATGCGAAATCTTGGTTCCCTCAAGCTTGTTGTTCAGTTAAGAACCAGTTTTCTAATGTGAATCTCTTGGTACAAGTGAAGCGTGCTTGTTTGGTACTTGTTTACTTCTCGGTTCTCGGATGGATGGCTAGACAATACTTGAAAATTCTTTTTCCAAAGGCTTAG
- the LOC109126829 gene encoding uncharacterized protein At1g43920, Chloroplastic-like, translating to MSSSSETLVIIGDRGLPSKCVCGERGHLFKWVEDAIYEEVEDALPKLGIMANEIVKAKAEINELNVAMQELKEDAMQRKRVICKLKRLWKMCFLWLCVITI from the exons ATGAGTTCTAGCTCGGAGACGTTGGTGATAATCGGTGATCGTGGATTGCCCTCAAAGTGTGTATGTGGTGAAAGG GGTCACTTATTTAAGTGGGTGGAGGATGCTATTTATGAGGAAGTTGAAGATGCATTACCAAAACTAGGAATCATGGCAAACGAGATTGTTAAAGCCAAAGCTGAGATAAATGAGCTTAATGTTGCTATGCAAGAGTTAAAGGAAGATGCAATGCAAAGGAAAAGAGTCATATGCAAGCTTAAACGGTTGTGGAAAATGTGTTTTCTGTGGCTTTGTgtaataacaatttaa
- the LOC104718402 gene encoding replication protein A 70 kDa DNA-binding subunit E-like — protein MEVILTAGAIGKIMSGEVTSEQDMMPVLQVTDLKHVKALQNPTSERFRMVLSDGTHLHQGMLGADLNNLVKDGSLQSGSIIRLTHFVGSIVQQRRIVIVMILEVIKTKSDIIGNPVPIKPSDQRGADSGIKLNTTGSEQQGRGESSGVRQVINTETGRSISPQVVQRQVFAIGSSVPASTPSTRAFNNPSAGHVAPRQDHGRDPPTTYPRQPTYQPQPPPPLYANRAPVARNEAPPRIIPINGLSPYSGRWTIKARVTNKAELREYSNPRGQGKVFNFDLLDADGGEIRVTCFNAVADQFYDQIVVGNLYLISRGSLRPAQKNFNHLPNDYEITLDNASTIVQCYEEDAAIPRHQFHFRTIGDIESMENNNIIDVIGIVSSISTTVAIMKKNGTETQKRSLQLKDMSGRSVEVTMWGNFCNAEGQKLQSLCDSGRFPVLAVKAGKISEFNGKAVSTIGSSQLFIDPDFVEALKLKDWFEREGKSVPCISISREFSGSARVDVRKTISQIKDEKLGTSEKPDWITVSATIIYMKFDNFCYTACPIMNGDRPCSKKVTSNGDGTWRCEKCDKSVDECDYRYILQLQIQDHTDITWVTAFQEAGEEIMGMSAKDLYHVKYVNEEEEQFESIIRKVAFTKYILKLKVKEETYGDEQRVKATVVKVDKVNYSSDTRTILDAMDKLRNREASSLPIKLEGSHHSAEAVNTSIGSAGTRDPSSVERRDFGLHAHQSRQHGNQYSSGATSCNVCGNSGHVSANCPSVNEPQGQDRGTSGSYGGGPTRQHVGSY, from the exons ATGGAGGTAATTTTGACGGCTGGAGCAATCGGGAAAATAATGAGTGGAGAAGTGACGAGTGAGCAAGATATGATGCCGGTGCTACAAGTGACGGATTTGAAGCATGTTAAGGCTCTTCAAAATCCAACGAGTGAGAGGTTTAGGATGGTTTTATCAGATGGGACGCACTTGCATCAAGGAATGCTCGGAGCTGATCTGAACAATcttgttaaagatggttctCTTCAATCCGGTTCGATTATTAGACTTACTCATTTCGTCGGTAGTATCGTCCAGCAGCGAAG GATTGTTATTGTTATGATACTAGAGGTGATAAAAACTAAGTCTGATATAATTGGGAATCCTGTTCCAATAAAGCCTAGTGATCAACGTGGAGCTGATTCTGGTATTAAGTTGAATACAACTGGTTCTGAGCAACAAGGTAGGGGTGAGTCTAGTGGTGTCCGTCAAGTAATCAATACCGAGACTGGGAGAAGTATTTCACCTCAAGTTGTTCAAAGGCAAGTGTTTGCTATTGGTTCTAGTGTTCCTGCATCAACACCTTCCACTCGAGCATTCAACAATCCGTCTGCAGGTCATGTAGCCCCTAGGCAGGACCATGGGCGTGACCCTCCAACCACTTATCCTCGCCAGCCTACTTatcagcctcaaccaccaccaccactgtATGCAAACAGGGCACCAGTGGCAAGGAACGAAGCACCTCCTAGGATAATCCCAATTAATGGTCTTAGCCCGTACTCAGGTAGGTGGACAATCAAGGCCAGAGTCACGAATAAAGCAGAACTTAGGGAATACAGTAATCCCCGTGGGCAAGGGAAAGTGTTCAACTTTGATCTTCTTGATGCTGATGGTGGAGAAATACGTGTCACTTGTTTTAACGCTGTGGCTGATCAGTTCTATGACCAGATTGTTGTTGGTAATCTTTATCTGATTTCCAGGGGAAGTTTGCGTCCTGCCCAGAAGAACTTTAATCATCTTCCCAATGATTACGAGATCACGCTGGATAATGCATCAACTATAGTACAATGCTATGAGGAGGATGCTGCAATCCCGCGCCATCAGTTCCATTTCCGTACCATAGGTGATATTGAAAGCATGGAGAACAACAACATCATTGATGTAATTGGTATTGTGTCATCTATCAGTACTACTGTAGcaataatgaagaaaaacgGAACTGAAACACAGAAGAGATCACTTCAGTTAAAGGATATGTCTGGACGAAGTGTGGAGGTAACTATGTGGGGTAACTTCTGCAATGCCGAAGGACAAAAGCTGCAAAGTCTTTGTGATTCTGGTCGGTTTCCTGTTCTTGCTGTTAAGGCAGGCAAGATTAGTGAATTTAATGGAAAGGCAGTGAGCACCATTGGATCAAGTCAACTGTTCATTGATCCAGATTTTGTTGAAGCCCTGAAACTGAAGGATTGGTTTGAGAGAGAAGGGAAGAGTGTCCCTTGTATCTCCATATCTCGGGAGTTTTCCGGGAGTGCCCGAGTTGATGTTCGCAAAACAATATCACAAATTAAGGATGAGAAACTAGGGACCTCAGAAAAACCAGACTGGATCACAGTCAGTGCCACTATTATATACATGAAGTTTGACAACTTCTGCTACACAGCTTGTCCTATCATGAACGGTGATCGTCCGTGCAGCAAAAAGGTCACAAGCAATGGAGATGGCACATGGAGGTGCGAAAAGTGTGATAAAAGTGTTGATGAATGTGACTACAGGTATATATTGCAGCTCCAGATACAGGACCATACGGATATTACTTGGGTCACAGCATTCCAGGAGGCTGGTGAAGAGATAATGGGCATGTCTGCTAAAGATTTGTATCATGTGAAGTATGTAaatgaggaggaggaacaatTTGAAAGTATCATCCGTAAGGTTGCTTTTACCAAGTACATCCTGAAGTTGAAGGTAAAAGAAGAGACATATGGCGACGAACAACGTGTGAAAGCAACAGTTGTGAAAGTGGACAAGGTAAACTATTCATCAGATACCAGGACTATTTTAGATGCCATGGATAAACTCAGGAACAGAGAGGCAAGTTCTCTTCCCATAAAGCTAGAAGGATCTCATCACAGCGCTGAGGCAGTTAACACTAGTATTGGAAGCGCAGGAACCCGAGATCCCTCATCAGTCGAAAGAAGGGATTTCGGCTTACACGCACATCAATCGCGTCAACATGGGAATCAGTATAGTAGTGGTGCTACTAGCTGCAATGTCTGTGGAAACAGTGGTCATGTTTCTGCAAACTGTCCAAGCGTTAACGAACCACAAGGGCAGGACAGAGGCACGTCTGGGAGTTATGGAGGAGGACCAACTAGGCAACATGTTGGAAGCTACTGA
- the LOC104723137 gene encoding probable methyltransferase PMT21, with the protein MKYKDEKYEKAERGGSRVLPKTLLLILLCGLSFYLGGLYCGKNNVEVNDVVKAESSSLDVEDSPQVKSAVSFSECSSDFQDYTPCTDPRKWKKYGTHRLTFMERHCPPVFDRKQCLVPPPNGYKPPIRWPKSKDECWYRNVPYDWINKQKSNQNWLRKEGEKFIFPGGGTMFPHGVSAYVDLMQDLIPEMKDGTIRTAIDTGCGVASWGGDLLDRGILTVSLAPRDNHEAQVQFALERGIPAILGIISTQRLPFPSNSFDMAHCSRCLIPWTEFGGVYLLEVHRILRPGGFWVLSGPPVNYENRWKGWDTTIEEQRSNYEKLQELLSSMCFKMYAKKDDIAVWQKSSDNLCYNKLSNDPDAYPPKCDDSLEPDSAWYTPLRPCVVVPSPKLKRTDLGSTVKWPERLHTTPERMSAVPGGNGGLFKHDDSKWKTRAKHYKKLLPSLGSDKIRNVMDMNTAYGGLAAALVDDPLWVMNVVSSYAANTLPVVFDRGLIGTYHDWCEAFSTYPRTYDLLHVDGLFTSESQRCDMKYVMLEMDRILRPSGYAIIRESSYFADTIATVAKELRWSCRKEQTESESANEKVLICQKKLWYSSNANSETK; encoded by the exons atgaagtATAAAGATGAGAAGTATGAGAAAGCTGAGAGAGGAGGTTCAAGGGTCTTGCCCAAGACTCTTTTACTGATTCTTTTATGTGGGCTTTCCTTCTATCTTGGTGGGTTATATTGTGGGAAGAACAATGTGGAAGTTAATGATGTTGTCAAAGCCGAGTCTTCTTCCTTAGATGTTGAGGACTCTCCTCAAGTCAAATCTGCAGTTTCTTTCTCTGAATGTAGTAGTGACTTCCAAGATTACACTCCGTGCACGGATCCAAGG AAATGGAAGAAGTATGGTACTCACAGGCTTACTTTCATGGAGCGACATTGTCCTCCTGTGTTTGATAGAAAGCAGTGTCTGGTTCCTCCTCCTAATGGTTATAAGCCACCAATAAGATGGCCAAAGAGCAAAGATGAATGTTGGTACAG GAATGTGCCATATGATTGGATCAACAAGCAGAAATCTAACCAGAACTGGCTAAGGAAAGAGGGTGAAAAGTTCATTTTTCCCGGTGGAGGTACAATGTTTCCACATGGAGTTAGTGCTTATGTCGATTTGATGCAAGATTTGATCCCTGAAATGAAAGATGGAACTATACGCACTGCCATTGACACTGGTTGTGGG GTTGCAAGCTGGGGAGGTGATTTGTTGGACCGCGGTATCCTCACGGTATCACTTGCCCCGAGAGATAATCACGAAGCTCAAGTACAGTTTGCTCTAGAACGTGGAATTCCTGCAATTCTCGGCATCATTTCCACTCAACGTCTCCCTTTCCCTTCAAATTCATTCGATATGGCTCATTGCTCAAGATGCCTTATTCCATGGACAGAATTTG GTGGAGTCTATCTTCTGGAGGTTCACCGTATCCTAAGACCTGGTGGCTTCTGGGTCTTATCTGGTCCACCAGTCAACTATGAAAACCGTTGGAAAGGTTGGGACACAACCATTGAAGAGCAGAGGTCAAATTACGAGAAGCTGCAAGAATTGTTATCTTCAATGTGCTTCAAAATGTATGCCAAGAAAGACGATATCGCAGTCTGGCAAAAATCTTCAGACAATCTATGCTATAACAAGTTGTCTAACGACCCTGATGCATACCCACCAAAATGTGACGACAGTCTTGAGCCAGATTCTGCTTGGTATACACCGTTACGCCCTTGTGTTGTGGTTCCAAGCCCTAAGCTTAAGAGGACAGATTTGGGATCAACTGTCAAGTGGCCAGAAAGATTGCACACAACTCCTGAAAGAATGTCTGCTGTTCCTGGAGGAAATGGTGGCTTGTTTAAGCACGATGATAGCAAATGGAAAACAAGGGCCAAGCATTACAAGAAGCTGTTACCCTCGCTTGGCTCTGATAAGATTCGTAATGTGATGGATATGAACACTGCTTATGGAGGTTTGGCTGCTGCTCTGGTCGATGATCCTTTGTGGGTTATGAACGTTGTCTCTTCTTACGCTGCGAATACACTTCCCGTTGTCTTTGATCGTGGGTTGATCGGAACCTATCATGACTG gtgTGAAGCTTTTTCGACATATCCAAGAACTTACGATCTTCTTCACGTAGATGGGCTGTTTACATCTGAAAGCCAGAG GTGTGATATGAAATATGTAATGCTGGAAATGGATAGGATCTTACGTCCTAGCGGGTATGCGATTATACGCGAATCAAGCTACTTTGCAGATACGATAGCAACAGTTGCTAAAGAACTGAGATGGAGTTGCCGTAAGGAACAGACAGAGTCTGAATCAGCGAATGAGAAGGTCTTGATTTGCCAGAAGAAGCTGTGGTATTCATCTAACgcaaattcagaaacaaaataa